The window GGACGTCGCTCACTGAGATGATCCAGCCCACCGCCTGGGACGCCCACCCGGAACCTCTCTCCGTCGACTCCGCGCCCGCCCCCGAGTACGGCAGCGGCTCGCTCGCCGATCTGCTGCCCACGCTGGCCGCCGGCATGGCCGTACCGGAGATGACCGCCGCCATCCCCGAGCTGACCGCGACCGACCGGAACTGCGTGTTCCTGGTCGACGGCCTCGGCTGGGAGCAGCTCAAGGCGCACCCCGAGGACGCGCCGTTCATGACCTCGCTCCTGAGCAGCTCGCGCGGCGGCACCGGACGCCCCATCACCGCCGGGTACCCGGCGACCACCGCGACCTCCCTCGCCTCCGTCGGCACCGGCCTGCCGCCGGGCGCGCACGGCCTGCCCGGGTACACCGTGCGCAACCCGGAGACCGGCGAGCTGATGAACCAGCTGCGCTGGAACCCGTGGACGTCACCGCGCGTCTGGCAGCCGTACCCCACGGTCTTCCAGCTGGCGCACCAGGCGGGCGTCCACGCGGCCCAGGTGTCGTCGCCCACCTTCGAGAGCACCCCGCTGACCAAGGTCGCCCTCAGCGGCGGCTCGTTCCACGGCCGGCTGACCGGCGAGGACCGTATGGACCTCGCGGCCGAGCAACTGGCCGCGGGCGACCGTTCCCTGG of the Streptomyces sp. T12 genome contains:
- a CDS encoding alkaline phosphatase family protein; amino-acid sequence: MIQPTAWDAHPEPLSVDSAPAPEYGSGSLADLLPTLAAGMAVPEMTAAIPELTATDRNCVFLVDGLGWEQLKAHPEDAPFMTSLLSSSRGGTGRPITAGYPATTATSLASVGTGLPPGAHGLPGYTVRNPETGELMNQLRWNPWTSPRVWQPYPTVFQLAHQAGVHAAQVSSPTFESTPLTKVALSGGSFHGRLTGEDRMDLAAEQLAAGDRSLVYTYYAELDGAGHRFGVDSDTWRGQLMYVDRLVQRLAEQLPPRSALYVTADHGMIDVPFDEQHRIDFDEDWELRAGVALLGGEGRARHVYAVPGAANDVLTCWREVLGEQFWVASRDEAIAAGWFGPQIDERVYDRIGDVVAAARDDVLIIASEREPKESAMVGNHGSMTPAEQLVPLLEVRT